From a single Planctellipticum variicoloris genomic region:
- a CDS encoding cyanophycinase, with protein sequence MLHRDCRVMIRVAALLVCCEPLMAQYDPTGPEPVGKLRGALVLHGGGPVSEEVRETFVELAGGTKAKISVVVADDGDGQAIEWKVAKPGSMEVVRVALPAGIVQSEMVASLAEATGVWFQNANPSALLAGSGGRDMEAAVRDVIQRGGVVGGTSTGIALSRFVSREDGDDRQGLDLLPGAIVAPQFLEQNSRDRLVQIVTAQPDRVGFGIPEETALILRGRKLGVIGKSEVMVILAASSQRPVRIDRLAAGQEADLVALSRAARARSRSPFPPADPAPPQVQSGSLVIVGGGGMPSGLVKRFIELAGGPDAPLVVVPCTEQEVVLSDSFVETLRDAGATDVSLLHTKDRRKASSDYDFLAPLKRARGIWFGGGRQWNLVDSYQNTTAHKLMHDVLARGGVIGGSSAGASIQGDYLPRGNPLGNRDIMAEGYEQGLGFLTGVAIDQHFTQRGRFADMSSLIKTYPQLLGIGIDEGTALIVRRHEAEVVGKGNVAFYDARRQDADDDKDYVSVGAGQRFDLRSRRVVEAVRE encoded by the coding sequence ATGCTGCATCGCGATTGCCGGGTGATGATCCGCGTGGCGGCGCTGCTGGTGTGCTGCGAGCCGCTGATGGCTCAATACGATCCGACGGGGCCGGAACCTGTCGGAAAACTGCGGGGGGCGTTGGTTCTGCATGGAGGCGGACCGGTTTCGGAGGAGGTCCGCGAGACGTTTGTGGAGCTTGCCGGCGGAACGAAGGCGAAAATTTCTGTCGTGGTCGCCGACGACGGCGACGGGCAAGCCATCGAATGGAAGGTTGCAAAGCCGGGATCGATGGAAGTCGTGCGCGTGGCTCTTCCGGCCGGAATTGTGCAATCGGAGATGGTCGCGTCATTGGCTGAGGCGACCGGAGTGTGGTTCCAGAATGCGAACCCATCTGCCCTCTTGGCCGGTTCTGGCGGCCGGGACATGGAAGCTGCCGTTCGCGATGTCATCCAGCGCGGCGGCGTTGTCGGCGGCACGTCGACGGGAATTGCCTTGTCCCGTTTTGTCTCGCGGGAAGACGGCGACGATCGGCAGGGACTGGACCTGCTGCCGGGAGCGATCGTCGCCCCCCAATTCCTGGAACAGAACTCGCGGGACCGGCTGGTGCAGATCGTAACAGCTCAACCGGATCGAGTCGGTTTCGGGATTCCGGAGGAGACGGCCCTGATTCTTCGCGGGCGGAAATTGGGGGTGATCGGCAAATCGGAAGTCATGGTCATCCTCGCCGCGTCGTCACAGCGACCCGTGCGAATCGATCGACTCGCGGCCGGACAAGAGGCCGATCTGGTGGCTCTCAGCCGGGCGGCTCGGGCGCGTTCACGGTCGCCGTTTCCGCCGGCTGATCCCGCGCCTCCGCAGGTGCAGAGCGGGTCGCTGGTCATTGTCGGCGGCGGCGGGATGCCGTCCGGTCTGGTGAAACGCTTCATCGAACTGGCCGGCGGTCCGGATGCACCGCTGGTTGTAGTTCCCTGCACGGAGCAGGAAGTCGTGCTCAGCGACAGTTTTGTGGAGACGCTTCGGGACGCCGGCGCCACCGACGTCTCGCTCCTGCATACCAAGGATCGCCGGAAGGCTTCGAGCGACTACGATTTCCTGGCGCCGCTGAAGCGGGCGCGGGGCATCTGGTTCGGCGGCGGTCGGCAGTGGAATCTGGTCGATTCTTACCAGAACACGACGGCCCACAAGCTGATGCACGACGTGCTGGCCCGCGGCGGGGTGATCGGGGGTTCGTCGGCGGGGGCGTCGATTCAGGGGGACTATCTGCCGCGCGGCAATCCGCTGGGAAATCGCGACATCATGGCGGAAGGCTACGAACAGGGGCTGGGGTTCCTGACGGGGGTCGCCATCGATCAGCACTTCACGCAGCGGGGTCGGTTCGCGGACATGTCGTCACTGATCAAGACGTATCCGCAACTGCTCGGCATCGGGATCGACGAGGGGACGGCGCTCATTGTTCGTCGGCACGAGGCTGAAGTCGTCGGCAAAGGAAATGTCGCGTTCTACGATGCCCGTCGTCAGGACGCCGACGATGATAAAGACTACGTTTCGGTCGGAGCGGGACAGCGATTTGATCTCAGGTCCCGTCGCGTGGTAGAGGCGGTCAGGGAATAG
- a CDS encoding PaeR7I family type II restriction endonuclease, which yields MDNLDQRVSKAIRHFWLTRGSQAKRQGTASGLRDAGLRTAVTGGKHLDGFVVLCRTLLLEAGLTDAEVFWQSRLELPGYFRAEKNWDLLAVVDGKLLAVVEFKAQVGPSFGNNFNNRAEEAVGNATDLWAAYREGAFQPSQRPWLGYVFLLEDCLKSQTPVKMKMPHFPVFPEFREASYVQRYQILLTKLLRERLYDGTSLILSTEAGGKKGEFSCPSEELSFRAFAAGLSAHAATYARLRS from the coding sequence ATGGATAATCTCGATCAACGCGTCAGCAAGGCGATCCGCCACTTCTGGTTGACGCGAGGCAGCCAGGCAAAGCGTCAAGGAACCGCTTCCGGACTGCGCGACGCCGGGCTGCGGACCGCCGTGACCGGCGGCAAGCATCTGGATGGATTCGTCGTGCTATGTCGCACGCTGCTACTGGAGGCGGGACTTACAGACGCCGAAGTCTTTTGGCAGAGCCGGTTGGAGCTGCCCGGATACTTTCGGGCGGAGAAGAACTGGGATCTGCTGGCGGTTGTCGACGGAAAGCTGCTGGCCGTGGTCGAGTTCAAGGCCCAGGTTGGTCCATCATTCGGGAACAACTTCAACAATCGAGCTGAAGAGGCGGTGGGCAATGCCACGGATTTATGGGCAGCCTATCGCGAGGGGGCCTTCCAGCCATCGCAACGTCCCTGGCTCGGGTATGTCTTCCTGCTGGAGGACTGCCTGAAATCGCAGACACCCGTCAAGATGAAGATGCCTCACTTTCCGGTCTTCCCGGAGTTCCGCGAGGCGTCCTATGTCCAGCGCTACCAGATCCTGCTGACGAAGCTCCTCCGGGAACGCCTTTACGACGGGACCAGCCTGATTCTTTCGACTGAGGCCGGCGGGAAGAAGGGTGAGTTCTCCTGTCCATCGGAGGAGCTCAGCTTCCGGGCCTTCGCCGCGGGACTGTCGGCTCATGCGGCGACATACGCGCGGTTGAGGTCGTAG
- a CDS encoding DNA-methyltransferase: MLIADRTFVPDEFLPDELRVIENPQTALPAIAKDPGLMRLIEDSVRGIPTRHDLFRADARELTLPSESVHLVVTSPPYWTLKEYRDSSGQMGHIADYEEFLSELDRVWQVCFDALVPGGRLVCVVGDVCLSRRKNNGRHMVMPLHASIQEHCRAIGYDNLSPIIWHKIANAVYEAEGNGGGFLGKPYEPNAVIKNDIEFILMERKPGGYRQPTVATRVLSLISEANHREWFQQIWTGLTGASTRNHPAPYPVELAERLVRMFSFVGDTVLDPFLGTGSTTMAAMRNGRNSIGSEIDSTYLAQARKRINAATDIFTSVTVNVHG; encoded by the coding sequence ATGCTGATCGCGGATCGCACATTTGTACCGGACGAGTTTCTGCCGGACGAGCTCCGCGTGATCGAGAATCCGCAGACGGCGCTGCCGGCCATCGCCAAAGATCCCGGGTTGATGCGGCTGATTGAGGATTCCGTCCGGGGGATACCGACCCGCCACGATCTCTTCCGGGCCGACGCTCGCGAGCTGACATTGCCGTCGGAATCGGTGCATCTGGTCGTCACATCTCCTCCCTATTGGACACTCAAGGAGTATCGTGATTCGTCCGGACAGATGGGACATATTGCCGACTATGAGGAGTTCCTGAGTGAACTCGATCGCGTCTGGCAGGTCTGCTTTGATGCGCTCGTCCCGGGTGGCCGACTTGTCTGCGTGGTCGGCGACGTGTGCCTGTCGCGTCGCAAGAACAACGGTCGGCACATGGTGATGCCGCTGCATGCGTCGATTCAGGAACACTGCCGGGCGATTGGCTACGACAATCTTTCGCCGATCATCTGGCATAAGATCGCCAACGCGGTCTACGAAGCCGAAGGGAATGGCGGGGGATTTCTGGGGAAGCCGTACGAGCCGAACGCCGTCATCAAGAATGATATCGAGTTCATCCTGATGGAACGGAAGCCGGGCGGCTACCGACAGCCGACAGTGGCGACGCGAGTGCTGAGTCTCATTTCAGAAGCGAACCATCGCGAGTGGTTCCAGCAGATCTGGACCGGGCTGACTGGGGCTTCGACACGCAATCACCCGGCCCCCTATCCGGTCGAATTGGCCGAGCGGCTGGTGAGGATGTTCAGCTTTGTGGGGGATACGGTGCTCGATCCGTTCCTCGGGACTGGGAGCACGACGATGGCTGCAATGCGGAACGGCCGGAACTCAATCGGCAGCGAAATCGATTCGACTTACCTGGCGCAGGCCCGCAAGCGGATCAATGCCGCGACGGATATCTTTACCTCGGTGACGGTCAACGTGCATGGATAA
- a CDS encoding sulfatase — MLKWGLFLAGVLTCTALPAAEHKNVVVFVADDLGMQLGCYGDAQAKTPNLDRLAREGVRFEQAHCTTASCSASRSVILTGLYNHATGHYGHAHADGHFSTYESVRTLPVLLSEGGYRTCSIGKYHVAPEYVYHFDAYLNEGVSGGRNGVRMAQNAGEWIKEDDSKPFFLYVCSTDPHRAGASSFANEKDYPGHTPVKFEAKSLTPPNWLPDQPEVRREMAEFYEAIARLDQGVGALMTVLEETGHADDTLVLFLSDNGPPFPGAKTNHYEPGSRLPLIVRKPGLKQAGATTQARVTWADLTPTILDWCEVQPGPGVPLRPSENTGERKTAGKQQYRNHGKSFLKVLDDPGTDAFDEIFLSHTFHEVQMYYPMRTVISGRYKYIYNVAHQLPYPFASDLYASPTWQGVLAREDDQQMYGRRTVQQYVFRAQHELYDLVSDPDEIHNLAGEPEQAERLKGLQEKLQRWQKGTGDPWVTKWVYE; from the coding sequence ATGCTGAAGTGGGGATTGTTTCTGGCTGGGGTGCTGACCTGCACTGCGTTGCCGGCGGCCGAGCATAAGAACGTGGTCGTCTTTGTGGCGGACGATCTGGGGATGCAGCTCGGGTGCTACGGCGACGCTCAGGCGAAGACGCCGAACCTGGACCGACTGGCCCGCGAGGGGGTGCGGTTCGAACAGGCGCACTGCACGACGGCGAGCTGCAGCGCGAGCCGGTCGGTGATTTTGACCGGGCTCTACAATCACGCCACCGGGCACTACGGGCACGCCCACGCCGACGGGCACTTCAGCACGTACGAGAGCGTCCGCACGCTGCCGGTGCTGCTGAGCGAGGGGGGCTATCGAACCTGCTCGATCGGCAAGTATCACGTCGCCCCGGAGTACGTCTATCACTTTGACGCCTACCTCAATGAAGGGGTTTCGGGCGGACGGAACGGCGTGCGGATGGCGCAGAACGCCGGGGAGTGGATCAAGGAGGACGATTCGAAGCCGTTCTTCCTTTACGTCTGTTCGACCGATCCCCACCGGGCGGGGGCGTCGAGCTTTGCGAACGAGAAGGATTATCCGGGGCATACGCCGGTGAAGTTCGAGGCGAAGTCGCTGACGCCGCCGAACTGGCTGCCGGATCAGCCGGAGGTCCGCCGGGAGATGGCGGAGTTCTACGAAGCGATCGCCCGGCTCGATCAGGGGGTGGGGGCGCTGATGACCGTGCTGGAGGAGACGGGTCATGCGGACGACACGCTGGTGCTGTTTCTGAGCGATAACGGCCCTCCCTTCCCCGGCGCGAAGACCAATCATTATGAGCCGGGCTCGCGGCTGCCGCTGATCGTCCGCAAGCCGGGACTGAAGCAGGCGGGAGCGACGACGCAGGCCCGCGTGACGTGGGCCGATCTGACGCCGACGATTCTCGACTGGTGCGAAGTCCAGCCCGGTCCGGGCGTGCCGCTGCGACCGTCGGAGAACACGGGGGAGCGGAAGACCGCCGGCAAGCAGCAGTACCGGAATCATGGGAAGTCGTTTCTGAAGGTGCTCGACGATCCGGGGACGGACGCGTTCGACGAGATTTTCCTGTCGCACACGTTCCACGAAGTGCAGATGTATTACCCGATGCGGACGGTGATCAGCGGGCGGTACAAATACATCTACAACGTGGCCCACCAGTTGCCGTATCCGTTTGCGAGCGACCTTTACGCCAGCCCGACCTGGCAGGGGGTGCTGGCCCGCGAGGACGACCAGCAGATGTACGGCCGGCGGACGGTGCAGCAGTACGTCTTCCGGGCGCAGCACGAGCTGTACGACCTGGTTTCCGATCCCGACGAGATTCACAACCTGGCCGGGGAGCCGGAACAGGCCGAGCGGCTGAAGGGGCTGCAGGAGAAGCTGCAGCGGTGGCAGAAGGGGACGGGGGATCCGTGGGTGACGAAGTGGGTGTATGAGTGA